A stretch of Clostridium sp. BJN0001 DNA encodes these proteins:
- a CDS encoding DUF1232 domain-containing protein, with protein sequence MEQKKLKLDIPAVFIALKKKETPVIAKIFAEITIGYALSPIDFIPDFIPFIGLLDDIILLPILIAITIKFIPEEIFNKCRIEAENLLSCGKPKRWYFAIPILLIWMALIFLIIKLVIMRYL encoded by the coding sequence ATAGAGCAAAAAAAATTAAAATTAGATATACCTGCTGTATTTATTGCTTTAAAGAAGAAGGAAACACCAGTAATTGCAAAGATTTTTGCAGAAATTACAATTGGATATGCGTTATCACCTATTGATTTTATACCAGATTTCATTCCATTTATAGGTTTGTTGGATGATATAATTTTACTTCCAATACTTATTGCAATAACAATAAAATTTATACCAGAAGAAATATTTAATAAATGTAGAATTGAAGCAGAAAACTTGTTGAGTTGTGGAAAACCTAAAAGGTGGTATTTTGCAATACCAATTTTATTAATATGGATGGCATTAATATTTCTAATTATTAAATTAGTTATTATGAGATATTTGTAA